CGCGACCCACCCGCCGAGGTCGTCGACGAGCAGCGTGTCGCCGGGTTTCGCCTCGCTCAGCAGCTCGGTGAGCCGGGCCGGGTCGGCGCCGGTCTCCTCGGTCGACCAGGACTGTGGCCGGCGTCGCTGATGCTCCTCGATGCGGTCCAGCCACTCCGGGTCGTCCTCGCCGCCGACCGCGGTGGCGACGTAGCGCACCGCCGGCGCGTCGGCCACCAGCGATTCGGCGAACGCGGATTTGCCGGAGCGGATCCCGCCGAGCACCAGGACCGTGTTCCACCGATCTTCGGACATGCCCCGTACCTTAGAGCCGGGTCGCACACGTGCACGCCGTAGGGTGGAAGGCCACCGACGGTACGACGTGAGGGGGCGGCTCAATGCCATGGAGTTGGCGGTACGAGGACGTCGACGGCAAGCCGGTTGACGGGCCTGCCGAGACGTTCAGCAGCCAGGCCGACGCCGAGTCCTGGATCGGTCAGGAGTGGCGGACGCTGCAGGCCGGCGGCGTCAGCACGGTCACGCTGGTCGAGGACGACCGGGTCGACTATCAGATGAGCCTGCAACCGGCGGAGTGACGTGACCTACGAACCGGTCTACACCCGCACTCCACGGAACGCGTTCGTTCCGAGCCCGGTCTTCGTCGGCATCGTCGCGATCTTCGCGGTGAGCGCCGTGCTGACCTGGACGCGGTACGGCAACGTCGGCTTCGACGTGTTCCTGTTCATCATCTCGGGCTGGCTGATCTCGCTCTGCCTGCACGAGTACTCGCACGCGATCGCCGCGTACTTCTCCGGTGACCTGACCGTCGCCGACCGGGGTTACCTGCGGCTCAACCCGTTGAAGTACACGCACCCGCTGCTCTCCATCGTGCTGCCGGTGATCGTGGTGATCCTCGGCGGCATCGGCCTGCCCGGCGGTGCGGTCTGGGTGGACCACCGGTACATCAACAGCAAGATCAAGGACTCGCTGATCAGTGCGGCGGGGCCGCTGACCAACGTGGTGCTCGCGGTGGTGGCGGCCGCGCCGTTCCTGCTCGGCCTCGGTCCGCGGGTGGTCGACACCGGATTCCGGGTGTTCATCATGACCGACCACCCGGAGTTCTGGCAGGCGCTCGCCGCGCTCGCGTTCCTGCAGGTCACCGCGAGCGTGCTGAACTTCTTGCCGATCCCCGGGCTGGACGGGGGCAGCATCCTGCGGCCCTGGCTCAGCGCCGAGTACCGGCGGGCCTGGGACATGTTCGCCCCGTTCGGCTTCCTGCTGCTGTTCGTGGCGCTCTGGCAGACCAGCCTCAGCCGGTACTTCTACGCCGTGGTGCTCTGGTGCTGCGACCTGCTCGACGTGGACCAGACCCTGATCGGCAAGGGCCTGGACCTGATGCGTTTCTGGAGCTGACCGCCCGGCGCCGGCGAGGTCCCGCAGAGGGATCACGCCGGCGCCGGCGCCCGTCCTACGGCCGCTTCTCGGGGCTGGTGGTGAGCGCCGGGTCCCGGGTCACCACCGGCTCGACGATCTCGTCGATCGCCTTCAGCAGCCCGTCGTCCAGCTTCACCCCGGACGCCTTGACGTTGTCCCGGACCTGCTCCGGCCGGGACGCGCCGATGATCGCCGCGGACACGTTCGGGTTGCTCAGCACCCAGGCGATCGCCAGCTGCCCCATGGTCAGCCCGGCCTCGTCCGCGAGCGGCTTCAGGCGGGCGACCGTGTTCAGCACGTCGTCCTCCAGCCAGCGGGCGATGAACCCGGCCCCGGACTTCTCGTCGGTGGCCCGCGACCCGGCCGGCGGCTGCTGCCCAGCCTGATACTTTCCGGTCAGCACGCCCTGCGCGAGCGGCGACCAGACGATCTGGCCGAGACCCAGCTCCTGCGAAGCCGGCACCACCTCGGCCTCGATCACCCGCCACAGCAGCGAGTACTGCGGCTGGTTGGACACCAGGCGGATCCTCAGCTCGTCGGCGAGCGGCTTGGCGGCCCGGATCTCCGCGGCGCTCCACTCGGACACGCCGATGTAGTGCGCCTTGCCGCGGTGCACCACGTCGGCGAACGCCTCCATGGTCTCCTCGAGCGGGGTGTGGTGGTCGTACCGATGTGCCTGGTAGACGTCCACGTAATCGGTGCCGAGTCGGCGCAGCGAACCGTCGATCGAGGTCATGATGTGCTTGCGGGACAGGCCGCTGTCGTTCGCGCCCGGCCCGGTCCGCCAGTACACCTTGGTGAGGATCTCCAGGCCGTCCCGCCGCTCGCCCTTCAGCGCCCGGCCCAGCACCTCCTCGGCCCGGGTGCCGGCGTAGACGTCGGCGGTGTCGAACGTGGTGATCCCGGACTCCAGGGCCGCGCGCACACAGGCGAGCGCGGCCTCCTCCTCCACCTGGGACCCATGGGTGATCCAGTTGCCGTAGGCGATCTCACTGACCAGCAGGCCGGAACGGCCGAGATGACGGAACTCCATATCTCGAACCCTATCGAAGAAC
This window of the Actinoplanes oblitus genome carries:
- a CDS encoding aldo/keto reductase family protein translates to MEFRHLGRSGLLVSEIAYGNWITHGSQVEEEAALACVRAALESGITTFDTADVYAGTRAEEVLGRALKGERRDGLEILTKVYWRTGPGANDSGLSRKHIMTSIDGSLRRLGTDYVDVYQAHRYDHHTPLEETMEAFADVVHRGKAHYIGVSEWSAAEIRAAKPLADELRIRLVSNQPQYSLLWRVIEAEVVPASQELGLGQIVWSPLAQGVLTGKYQAGQQPPAGSRATDEKSGAGFIARWLEDDVLNTVARLKPLADEAGLTMGQLAIAWVLSNPNVSAAIIGASRPEQVRDNVKASGVKLDDGLLKAIDEIVEPVVTRDPALTTSPEKRP
- a CDS encoding site-2 protease family protein, giving the protein MTYEPVYTRTPRNAFVPSPVFVGIVAIFAVSAVLTWTRYGNVGFDVFLFIISGWLISLCLHEYSHAIAAYFSGDLTVADRGYLRLNPLKYTHPLLSIVLPVIVVILGGIGLPGGAVWVDHRYINSKIKDSLISAAGPLTNVVLAVVAAAPFLLGLGPRVVDTGFRVFIMTDHPEFWQALAALAFLQVTASVLNFLPIPGLDGGSILRPWLSAEYRRAWDMFAPFGFLLLFVALWQTSLSRYFYAVVLWCCDLLDVDQTLIGKGLDLMRFWS